In Ostrea edulis chromosome 6, xbOstEdul1.1, whole genome shotgun sequence, a single window of DNA contains:
- the LOC125683716 gene encoding protocadherin Fat 4-like gives MPAVSIGGVFDWSAGILHSKRYYAVKALLDPGNDPVMMTFPGSLAFKHTTPLGTSVYTPVISDADQTTTYRFTLSGAGNFAIDVVSGNITVSSSLTVGTYSLSVTVTDACGRSQTQSFNVIATNTAPTIRGLPYNANLHENTVTETLLYSFSIEDEDGDSCTCMLENTFPATGNFLLKTNYSNDAVGYDILSKSSPDLSYTPVNTYTLNISCSDGSGTSYGTFAVYVTQNVAPSFTNLPNSLALSVTSTSRGMSVYQVQTSDPDSNTLIISSTCSPSPCPFSTSTGGTVTTSTDLKSETTVTYSLHIYVNDSSVSTGPVVLTISLTDLNTAPTFQNLPHSLHISEHLSATLVIYQISVKDPDVSNVLSTIFTIQPSGGNLLFDVNATDLTIRRSTGTTLNFEKLTTYNYTISVTVSDGIFSSSSSLVISILDDNDPPSFNQNIYYVSGNEGQKGTALQAAGFTISDEDSGDTSTFSITDGTNFAINGSTGIITFAIDMDVSETSTFDLTVQVTDAGGLTDTCTVVVTLQNVNKKPYFTNLPNTISVPENTATGSLLISLELVDEDLISTTISYSVYPVLSSSLFSYNITERKFYLANGFNFDYETTTVYNITFTANDGISISDPVLLCLEIINVNESPSFRTPMYYVTFQENESGYSLPNITYDVSDPDAGDTASFKLIAGEYITRIGMNSATGQMHLTADFFVVNTVNSNLTVQATDKNGLSSTAIIQIAVYHVNKSPYFTNLPFTVSVEENIQSGSVVYDVTARDDDTADVCIYSVNFLPSTATTVLHFDSTDNKIKLRANATLNFQLYSLVLASVTVRDLTGATSTANLTINIVNINESPMFSSSVYYGYVNDGELGLPVEASISAVDPDVTDVLAFSIISQSVGGIFSIHSSNGSLYTAVLDAYKKSNGNCTLVIQVQDQYGANDQATVIINVHHVNTKPEITNFTGSHYVSEVLPSGSLLNIFSITDPDTNDVITERVAWSPASAVNKFLLNITNRQLYIYLKGVVDFETENSYNLSLILNDGNEDSQAYGLNLVLIDVNEPPVVQHSTYHVSVNETTSGTALDLNITISDPDVGDTATCSIFSGNTNQYFGISPTSCKLFLAKDYDIDLGLPPSHSLTIKIVDSKGLSATTTVKVDVLDINDNIPQFDEPQYVVFIAPDSLIGSQVLILNVSDGDSSQNAKLACHMDTSHFSALFTITTDCVIYQTGNLDGVAEGTEINFTAVVRDAGSPPLSASAFVRIIVQGTAKPQANAVYQVNTDSEGIDLTDWKIQLGCGAIGLSCLLAVINSIALLRRGCSKKTEQGKDHSSFNGRERTENAVERKEETHSKQNPEKRKPVSRNQHPKARRTYSPPITTPKMETISVSDARCGNLDRILTPTDIAVKDSLSYENDRHISPFFKHNRRVSAMGPSSNFDFC, from the exons ATGCCGGCGGTATCCATCGGAGGAGTGTTCGATTGGAGTGCCGGAATACTTCACAGCAAAAGATACTACGCTGTAAAGGCTCTGTTGGACCCAG GAAATGACCCAGTGATGATGACATTTCCCGGATCCTTGGCATTCAAGCACACGACACCACTTGGGACTAGCGTGTACACACCAGTCATATCGGATGCGGACCAAACCACCACATACCGGTTTACACTCAGTGGTGCAGGAAACTTTGCCATCGATGTAGTATCTG GAAACATAACGGTATCCTCTTCATTGACCGTTGGTACATACAGTCTATCGGTCACTGTGACTGACGCCTGCGGAAGATCACAGACCCAAAGCTTCAATGTCATAGCTACCAATACG GCACCAACAATACGTGGTCTTCCTTACAACGCAAACCTGCATGAGAATACTGTCACAGAAACTTTGCTTTATTCGTTCAGCATTGAGGATGAAGATGGCGATTCTTGCACGTGCATGTTGGAAAATACTTTTCCCGCTACAGGAAATTTCTTATTAAAAACCAATTACTCTAATGATGCAGTCG GTTATGATATACTTTCCAAAAGTAGTCCAGATTTGTCTTATACACCCGTTAACACATACACGCTGAACATCAGCTGTTCAGATGGCAGCGGCACCTCTTATGGGACTTTCGCTGTATATGTTACACAAAATGTAGCTCCATCTTTCACGAACCTGCCCA ATTCTCTGGCATTATCTGTTACGTCAACATCAAGAGGAATGTCCGTATACCAGGTccagacttccgatcccgacAGCAATACTCTGATAATCAGCAGTACTTGTTCTCCATCACCGTGTCCTTTTTCCACTTCTACGG GTGGTACAGTGACGACATCCACCGATCTAAAGTCGGAGACCACTGTGACCTATTCCTTGCATATCTACGTCAACGATAGCTCAGTTTCTACAGGTCCAGTTGTTTTGACAATCAGTTTGACAG aTCTGAATACAGCTCCGACCTTTCAGAATCTACCACACTCGTTACATATAAGTGAACATCTTTCCGCTACCTTGGTTATTTACCAGATTTCTGTTAAAGACCCAGATGTTTCCAATGTGCTGtcaacaatattcacaattcaacCTTCTGGTGGGAATCTACTGTTTGATGTCAACGCAACTG ATTTAACGATCAGAAGAAGCACTGGAACAACGTtaaattttgagaaattaacTACATATAATTACACCATATCTGTGACCGTAAGCGATGGGATTTTCAGTTCTTCTTCGAGTTTGGTGATATCAATTCTTGATGACAACGACCCTCCCAGCTTCAATCAGAATATTTATTATGTTAGCGGCAATGAAGGCCAG AAGGGAACTGCTCTGCAAGCTGCGGGATTTACAATTTCCGACGAAGACTCCGGGGATACCTCTACCTTTAGCATTACAGACGGAACGAACTTTGCCATCAATGGATCTACGGGAATAATTACCTTTGCTATAGATATGGACGTGTCGGAAACTTCCACCTTTGATTTAACTGTGCAGGTGACAGATGCGGGCGGACTGACCGACACGTGTACTGTGGTGGTCACTCTTCAGAATGTGAACAAGAAGCCGTACTTTACTAACTTACCTAATACCATCAGTGTACCAGAAAACACGGCCACAGGGTCACTTCTGATATCACTTGAGCTGGTTGATGAAGACCTGATATCTACAACTATATCTTACTCTGTTTACCCGGTCTTGTCATCCAGTTTATTTTCCTACAATATCACAG AGCGTAAATTTTACCTTGCCAACGGCtttaattttgactacgaaaCCACAACTGTGTACAACATAACGTTTACAGCCAACGATGGAATATCGATCTCGGATCCAGTGCTTCTCTGTTTAGAGATCATCAATGTGAACGAGTCCCCGTCGTTTCGGACACCTATGTATTACGTAACGTTTCAAGAAAATGAG aGTGGATATTCACTACCAAATATAACGTATGACGTCAGCGATCCAGATGCAGGCGACACTGCGAGCTTTAAACTCATAGCTGGTGAATACATCACAAGAATAGGAATGAACTCTGCTACTGGTCAGATGCACTTGACAGCAGACTTCTTTGTAGTCAACACTGTCAATTCTAACCTTACTGTGCAAGCTACGGACAAAAATGGTCTGTCGTCCACGGCTATCATACAAATAGCAGTGTACCACGTAAATAAATCACCGTACTTTACAAACCTACCATTCACGGTTAGTGTTGAGGAGAACATTCAGTCTGGAAGTGTTGTGTATGACGTCACTGCACGAGACGATGATACAGCCGACGTCTGCATTTACAGTGTTAACTTCTTACCCTCTACTGCAACCACTGTGCTTCACTTTGATTCCACGG ACAACAAAATCAAATTACGAGCTAATGCAACATTGAACTTCCAACTTTATAGTCTCGTGTTGGCATCAGTTACGGTACGAGATTTGACGGGTGCGACATCAACAGCGAATCTGACAATAAACATTGTCAACATCAATGAGTCTCCGATGTTCTCTTCCAGTGTTTACTATGGCTATGTCAATGATGGAGAG TTAGGGTTGCCAGTCGAAGCATCTATATCTGCAGTGGATCCAGATGTAACTGATGTCCTTGCCTTCAGTATCATCAGCCAGAGTGTCGGTGGAATTTTCAGTATACACAGCAGTAATGGGTCACTGTATACAGCAGTGCTTGACGCGTATAAAAAGTCAAACGGAAACTGTACGCTTGTCATCCAGGTCCAGGATCAGTATGGAGCAAACGATCAGGCAACTGTAATCATCAATGTTCACCACGTGAACACAAAACCAGAAATAACAAATTTCACAGGAAGTCATTATGTATCTGAGGTACTCCCCTCTGGTTCCTTGCTAAATATTTTCTCCATAACCGATCCCGATACAAATGACGTCATTACTGAAAGAGTGGCATGGAGTCCTGCATCAGCCGTGAACAAGTTTCTTCTAAACATTACAA ACCGACAACTGTACATTTACCTAAAGGGTGTTGTCGACTTTGAGACAGAGAATTCTTACAACTTGTCGTTGATTTTAAATGATGGTAATGAAGATTCTCAGGCGTATGGGTTGAATTTAGTTCTGATAGATGTGAATGAACCTCCGGTTGTACAGCACAGTACTTACCACGTGTCTGTCAATGAAACTACA AGTGGTACGGCACTGGATTTGAACATTACCATTTCAGACCCGGATGTTGGTGATACTGCCACGTGCAGCATATTCAGCGGGAACACCAACCAATATTTCGGCATTTCTCCTACAAGTTGTAAATTGTTTCTAGCTAAAGATTATGATATTGATTTAGGATTACCCCCATCTCATAGTTTAACAATAAAAATTGTGGACAGCAAAGGTCTTTCCGCAACAACAACGGTCAAAGTTGACGTGCTCGATATCAATGACAATATACCCCAGTTTGATGAACCACAATACGTAGTTTTCATCGCTCCAGATTCTTTAATTGGTTCTCAAGTACTGATACTCAACGTCAGCGATGGGGACAGTTCCCAGAATGCCAAGCTAGCATGCCATATGGACACCAGTCATTTCAGTGCTCTTTTCACAATCACAACAGACTGTGTCATTTATCAAACAGGAAATTTAGATGGTGTGGCGGAAGGGactgaaataaattttactgCAGTAGTACGAGATGCAGGGTCCCCACCTCTCTCTGCGTCTGCGTTCGTTCGTATCATTGTTCAAGGTACTGCAAAACCTCAGGCAAATGCAGTGTACCAAGTTAATACAGACTCCGAAGGCATAGACCTGACTGATTGGAAAATTCAATTGGGATGTGGAGCCATCGGTCTGTCATGTCTTCTAGCTGTGATAAATTCAATAGCTCTACTCCGCAGAGGCTGTAGTAAGAAAACGGAACAGGGAAAGGATCACTCAAGTTTTAATGGGAGGGAAAG